A window of Clostridium sp. 'White wine YQ' contains these coding sequences:
- a CDS encoding ABC transporter ATP-binding protein: MLVIKNLEKSYGRFKALNGLNLEIKKGEIFGFVGPNGAGKTTSMKIISGLLSPDSGEVYIEGIDAIKDNKVLKEKIGYMPDFFGVYDNLTALEYLEFYASIYGILGEEGRKLSLELLELVNLADKRDSNVNGLSRGMKQRLCLARCLVHNPELLILDEPASGMDPRARFEMKNILKNLKDMGKTILISSHILPELAEICTNLGIIEKGKLIVQGTVEEIMIKMNHSRPIKLKVLSKVEEAISILAELPNIDKPIQNENEILFGFKGKEKEVHEILKQLIDRDIDVISFTQENGSLEDVFMRITEMSNGGDFNEN; this comes from the coding sequence ATGTTAGTAATTAAAAACTTAGAAAAGTCTTATGGAAGATTTAAAGCTCTAAACGGACTAAATTTAGAAATTAAAAAAGGTGAAATATTCGGATTTGTTGGGCCAAATGGGGCAGGAAAGACTACAAGTATGAAGATTATATCAGGGCTATTATCTCCTGATTCAGGTGAAGTGTATATTGAAGGCATAGATGCTATTAAAGATAACAAGGTGCTTAAAGAAAAGATTGGGTATATGCCAGACTTCTTTGGGGTATATGATAATCTTACAGCACTAGAATATCTAGAGTTTTATGCATCTATATATGGAATACTTGGTGAAGAGGGAAGAAAACTTTCATTAGAACTATTAGAATTAGTGAATTTAGCAGATAAAAGAGATTCAAATGTAAATGGATTATCAAGAGGAATGAAGCAAAGATTATGCTTGGCAAGATGTTTGGTACACAATCCAGAATTATTGATTTTAGATGAACCTGCATCTGGAATGGATCCAAGAGCAAGATTTGAAATGAAAAATATTCTAAAGAATCTCAAGGACATGGGAAAGACAATATTGATATCTTCTCACATATTACCTGAACTTGCAGAGATATGTACAAATCTCGGCATTATTGAAAAGGGCAAATTAATAGTTCAAGGTACTGTTGAAGAAATAATGATAAAAATGAATCACTCTAGGCCAATTAAATTGAAGGTATTAAGTAAGGTAGAAGAAGCTATTAGTATTTTAGCTGAACTGCCTAATATAGATAAACCTATTCAAAATGAAAATGAAATTCTCTTTGGATTTAAGGGAAAAGAAAAAGAAGTACATGAAATACTAAAGCAATTAATTGACAGAGATATTGATGTTATATCTTTTACTCAAGAGAATGGAAGTTTAGAAGATGTATTTATGAGAATAACAGAAATGAGTAATGGAGGGGATTTTAATGAAAATTAA